A DNA window from Clostridia bacterium contains the following coding sequences:
- the nadB gene encoding L-aspartate oxidase, with amino-acid sequence MIRNRYLIDFDTEKIETEYHDVLIIGSGIAGVYTALEIPETFDVAILTKETIDISNSVLAQGGIAVSLDKEDSPELHFKDTLYAGAGLCDEDAVWVLVNEAAGNIKCLCQYGVNFDKKNPQELSLTREGAHSKNRIIHAGDTTGKEVCDKLISVVKTRNNVKIKERTFAIDLLTEGDNCKGILVFDEDTSRYKIYLSNVVICATGGSGQLYTNTTNPDVATGDGIGLAYRAGVELMDLEFIQFHPTVLYHPENKSFLISEAVRGEGALLRNKNGDRFMTRYHELNELAPRDVVSRAIFEEMKKTGSTHVYLDITFKDKEYLENRFPNIYKTCLSYGIDISKDYIPVSPAEHYCMGGIKTDVFGRTNIKGFYACGEAACNGIHGANRLASNSLLEGLVFGHKIGSEVSNILKNQSTIQYSAKICSKRDKKDIDSVKLIKDVQGIMTQYVGIIRNKEGLLFAQSRIEEYWSMVSDLENTGLRDFELQNIVLLSRLVIDSALEREESRGAHYRSDFPNTDNANWKKHIIKKKQGCM; translated from the coding sequence TTGATTAGAAATAGATATTTGATAGATTTTGATACAGAAAAAATTGAAACGGAATATCACGATGTACTGATAATCGGAAGCGGAATAGCAGGGGTTTATACCGCTCTCGAAATACCGGAAACATTTGATGTTGCCATATTAACTAAGGAGACTATAGACATAAGCAACTCTGTACTGGCTCAGGGTGGAATAGCAGTTTCTCTTGATAAGGAAGATTCACCTGAGTTACATTTTAAAGACACTCTTTATGCTGGTGCAGGTTTATGTGATGAAGATGCTGTATGGGTATTGGTTAATGAAGCAGCAGGTAATATAAAATGTCTATGCCAGTACGGAGTTAATTTTGATAAAAAGAATCCTCAGGAGCTATCTCTTACAAGGGAAGGCGCTCATAGCAAAAACAGAATTATACATGCTGGAGACACTACCGGAAAGGAAGTTTGTGACAAGCTCATATCAGTGGTAAAAACACGGAATAACGTTAAAATTAAGGAAAGAACTTTTGCTATAGATTTATTAACAGAAGGAGACAACTGTAAAGGTATACTGGTTTTTGACGAAGATACCTCCAGGTATAAAATATATCTTTCAAATGTAGTAATATGTGCTACAGGAGGATCAGGACAGCTCTATACAAACACGACAAACCCTGATGTGGCGACCGGGGATGGAATCGGTCTTGCGTATAGAGCAGGGGTAGAGCTCATGGACTTGGAATTCATCCAGTTCCACCCTACTGTCCTTTACCACCCTGAGAATAAAAGCTTTCTTATATCCGAGGCAGTACGTGGGGAAGGAGCTTTACTGAGAAATAAAAACGGGGACAGGTTTATGACCAGGTATCATGAGCTGAATGAACTTGCACCAAGGGATGTTGTTTCAAGGGCTATCTTTGAAGAAATGAAAAAAACAGGGTCTACACATGTATACCTTGATATTACTTTTAAGGATAAGGAATACTTGGAAAACAGATTTCCTAACATTTATAAGACATGCTTGAGTTATGGTATAGATATTTCCAAGGACTATATACCTGTTTCTCCCGCAGAGCATTATTGTATGGGTGGAATTAAGACAGATGTATTCGGAAGAACCAATATAAAAGGTTTTTATGCATGTGGTGAAGCCGCATGTAATGGTATACACGGCGCAAATAGGCTTGCAAGCAACTCATTGCTGGAAGGTCTTGTATTCGGACATAAAATCGGAAGTGAAGTCAGTAATATTCTAAAAAATCAAAGCACGATTCAGTATTCTGCAAAGATCTGTTCAAAAAGAGATAAGAAGGATATTGATTCAGTTAAGCTGATTAAAGATGTGCAGGGTATAATGACGCAATATGTAGGCATTATAAGAAATAAAGAGGGTCTTTTATTTGCACAAAGCAGGATAGAAGAATACTGGAGTATGGTTTCGGATTTAGAAAACACAGGTTTGAGGGATTTTGAACTGCAAAACATAGTATTACTTTCGCGGTTGGTTATTGATTCAGCACTTGAAAGGGAAGAGAGCAGGGG
- the nadA gene encoding quinolinate synthase NadA, which produces MDKNELKQKILELKKQRKAVIVAHNYQVDDVQEIADVVGDSFALSKYCASTDAEIVVFCGVHFMAESAKILSPQKTVLLPELDAGCPMADMVTAEALREEKKKYPDAAVVCYINSSAEVKAECDICCTSSNAIDVIKSVKQKDILFVPDQNLGNYVSKSFPEKNIILWKGFCITHHKIKTDEVEKIKEMHPDALLLIHPECRPELVQMADFVGSTKQIIDFANNSDSKKFIIGTEMGVLYKLRRDNPDKVFYLMSQGLICPNMKKTTLESVFNALNEMKYQVELDEGIRVRAKTALDKMLQVG; this is translated from the coding sequence ATGGATAAAAATGAACTGAAACAAAAAATACTAGAGTTAAAGAAACAGAGAAAAGCTGTTATAGTAGCTCATAATTATCAGGTAGACGATGTACAGGAGATAGCGGATGTTGTAGGTGATTCGTTTGCATTAAGTAAATATTGTGCCTCTACAGATGCTGAGATTGTTGTTTTCTGTGGTGTTCATTTTATGGCAGAGAGCGCGAAAATACTTTCGCCTCAAAAAACAGTGTTACTCCCTGAATTGGATGCGGGTTGTCCTATGGCGGATATGGTAACTGCAGAAGCTCTCAGAGAAGAGAAGAAAAAATATCCTGATGCTGCTGTAGTCTGTTATATTAACTCATCAGCTGAAGTTAAGGCGGAATGTGATATATGTTGTACTTCTTCAAATGCAATTGATGTAATAAAATCCGTCAAGCAAAAAGATATTCTTTTTGTACCTGACCAGAATCTTGGTAATTATGTATCAAAATCCTTTCCGGAAAAAAATATTATTTTATGGAAGGGTTTCTGCATAACACATCATAAAATTAAAACAGATGAAGTTGAGAAGATCAAAGAGATGCATCCTGACGCACTACTGCTTATACATCCTGAGTGTAGGCCCGAGTTAGTACAAATGGCTGACTTTGTAGGGAGCACAAAGCAGATAATTGACTTTGCAAATAATTCAGACAGTAAAAAATTTATTATTGGAACCGAAATGGGTGTACTGTACAAGCTTAGAAGGGATAACCCCGACAAAGTGTTTTATCTTATGTCACAGGGATTAATATGTCCCAATATGAAGAAAACAACATTAGAGAGTGTGTTCAATGCATTGAATGAAATGAAATACCAGGTTGAGCTTGATGAAGGAATAAGGGTACGGGCAAAAACTGCGCTTGATAAAATGCTTCAAGTCGGATAA